Proteins co-encoded in one Panulirus ornatus isolate Po-2019 chromosome 56, ASM3632096v1, whole genome shotgun sequence genomic window:
- the LOC139766045 gene encoding uncharacterized protein gives MRRKGRPKKQKSGRNPGRRLGRPRKKVDPYGEDPTKPGASKRARLESEDGSISRKDKTMVSTVLVVDDGMSEGLHMTTSQVHALGSLVACRECGESVRVGVRPTTKGMISEFTVSCTVCEDNKSTNTPNLIRERKRKRERRDCVLQKTENINYAHVAAFLDNGLGYSGLRHYCKYFNARCLNEATFIVYARQVISDVVADTEESLLYTAGIVREVFKSQLETDGLIDLTVAFTTTYHQWGSDFCLVAGAVIELTTGLVLDYDVANMYCHVCKINAKKIVSMSPAEMTEWFNKHQDTCEIREWCDELDHDAEEGVREIEPKYLECFIAKKIWSRSIEKYGFRYTTLIHESDDKIHEELSRASVYEDIPILIDSTTSCFSRRKSEHARTSFQAKLKAKCPRERVQTKDRIMYVYAMSIPEYNKFAISSNIKLRQLVKELESGSEEPSMILGQPADELVLQIGDVKNVKLAEVNGEQEANDCTEYEEMEGEEAENVEQEGDDEQEVDDPEELEEEESEEQLEQQTEITVEENEENVDAQGSSGSVPTDTKKGDSKGDTSGKNGNTDKNSNVPSNQNEGK, from the exons atgaggaggaaagggagaccTAAAAAGCAGAAGTCTGGGAGAA ATCCTGGAAGGCGATTGGGGCGCCCAAGGAAAAAAGTTGATCCTTATGGCGAGGATCCCACAAAACCTGGAGCATCAAAGAGAGCTCGTTTAGAAAGTGAAGATGGTTCCATTAGTAGAAAGGATAAAACAATGGTTTCTACAGTATTAGTTGTTGATGATGGCATGTCAGAAGGCTTACATATGACAACAAGCCAAGTTCATGCATTGGGCTCTCTTGTAGCTTGTCGTGAGTGTGGAGAATCAGTAAGGGTAGGGGTCAGGCCGACTACAAAAGGCATGATATCAGAGTTTACAGTATCTTGTACCGTGTGTGAGGATAACAAATCTACTAATACCCCTAATTTGATtcgtgaaaggaaaagaaagcgtGAAAGAAGGGATTGTGTTCTTCAGAAGACTGAAAACATCAATTATGCTCATGTTGCAGCATTCTTAGACAATGGCCTTGGCTATAGCGGACTGCGTCACTACTGTAAGTACTTTAATGCTAGATGTCTAAATGAGGCTACTTTTATTGTATATGCACGGCAGGTCATTAGTGATGTGGTGGCTGATACAGAGGAAAGCTTGCTGTACACGGCTGGAATTGTCAGAGAAGTATTCAAAAGCCAGTTAGAGACTGATGGTCTTATTGATCTTACTGTTGCCTTTACAACAACTTATCACCAGTGGGGAAGTGATTTCTGTCTTGTTGCTGGAGCTGTTATTGAATTGACAACAGGCCTTGTCCTAGATTATGATGTTGCTAACATGTATTGTCATGTATGCAagataaatgcaaaaaaaattgtTTCCATGTCACCAGCTGAAATGACAGAATGGTTTAACAAGCACCAGGACACATGTGAGATCAGGGAATGGTGTGATGAGTTAGATCATGATGCTGAGGAAGGTGTTAGAGAGATAGAACCAAAATATTTGGAATGCTTCATAGCAAAAAAGATATGGTCACGTTCCATTGAAAAATATGGCTTTAGATACACCACTCTCATCCATGAAAGTGATGACAAAATACATGAAGAATTATCAAGAGCCAGTGTGTATGAAGACATTCCTATTCTTATTGACAGCACCACCTCATGTTTCAGCAGGAGAAAGAGTGAACACGCACGAACATCTTTTCAAGCCAAGTTAAAGGCAAAGTGTCCACGTGAAAGAGTACAGACCAAAGACAGAATTATGTATGTTTATGCTATGTCCATTCCTGAATATAATAAATTTGCCATATCATCAAATATTAAACTAAGGCAGTTAGTGAAAGAACTAGAAAGTGGATCAGAGGAACCTTCGATGATATTAGGCCAGCCAGCTGATGAGCTTGTTCTTCAAATAGGTGATGTGAAAAATGTTAAGCTTGCTGAGGTGAATGGAGAGCAGGAAGCAAATGATTGTACAGAGTATGAAGAAATGGAAGGTGAGGAGGCAGAGAATGTCGAACAGGAGGGGGATGATGAACAAGAAGTGGATGATCCAGAGGAATTGGAGGAAGAAGAATCAGAGGAGCAGTTAGAGCAGCAGACAGAAATAACAGTGGAGGAGAATGAAGAAAATGTGGATGCACAGGGGTCTTCAGGATCAGTGCCAACAGATACAAAAAAAGGTGATAGTAAAGGTGATACTAGTGGTAAAAATGGTAACACTGATAAAAATTCTAATGTTCCTAGTAATCAGAATGAAGGAAAGTGA